A genomic window from Elaeis guineensis isolate ETL-2024a chromosome 3, EG11, whole genome shotgun sequence includes:
- the LOC105040558 gene encoding protein RALF-like 22 produces the protein MAPRLVFPLLLLLLAVACVANSSALNTVASEALADFLAARGDDTCDGLLGQCTDEDAEMETETGISRRGLARAGVRYISYGALSRNRVPCNRRGHSYYRCSRGKRANPYRRGCSVITQCQRIFN, from the coding sequence ATGGCTCCGCGCCTCGtattccccctcctcctcctcctgctgGCGGTGGCCTGCGTCGCCAACTCGTCGGCCCTCAACACCGTGGCCTCCGAGGCCCTCGCGGACTTCCTTGCCGCCAGGGGGGATGACACGTGTGACGGGCTTCTAGGCCAGTGCACCGACGAGGACGCGGAGATGGAGACCGAGACCGGGATCAGCCGGCGTGGCCTGGCCAGAGCCGGCGTCAGATACATCAGCTACGGCGCGCTCTCCAGGAACCGAGTCCCATGCAACCGCCGAGGCCACTCGTACTACCGCTGCTCCAGAGGGAAAAGGGCCAACCCCTACCGCCGTGGCTGCAGCGTCATCACCCAGTGCCAGAGGATCTTCAACTGA